The following coding sequences lie in one Salarias fasciatus chromosome 7 unlocalized genomic scaffold, fSalaFa1.1 super_scaffold_4, whole genome shotgun sequence genomic window:
- the pam gene encoding peptidyl-glycine alpha-amidating monooxygenase B isoform X1, translating to MMGVPVLCVAVLCLMCHSSHGLDLKPLLYASQRFQDHGLNPGELASRSRKVLTNPHNFSVDIHMPGVTPTSSDTYLCMSYPVPTSHDAYIVDFIPHASMSTVHHMLLFGCQTPASTRSYWDCGGAWGTCKGASSIMYAWARDAPPTKLPKDVGFKVGKKSKIYHFVLQIHYGDISAFKDHHRDTSGMSLRMTTKPQPFTAGIYLLMSVDTVIPPGKTVTNADIACDYASSPMYPFAFRTHTHRLGKVVSGYRVRDGKWSLIGRQSPQLPQAFYPATKDVVVESGDTLAARCVFTGEGRTSETRIGGTSDDEMCNFYIMYYMDSKHAASFMTCMDDGSPELFQHIPAEANVPIAISPGQMSSMMHMGHAHTDPQKEEVVDTSKAEQVLDQGDLLSLVTKLLGHSQDVAPGHRYDPGELRRSQAALLAQIDSLMQKKDLDFPGASLALLARGDPVPVPVPVLVRDRVHRFHQLEATAEAPAAGQDFHFEQVAGWPQSRLDLGQVSGLALDSDSNLVIFHRGDHRWEMTSFNMEAQYLQRALGPIQQSAILVVDPATGRILKASGRDMFYLPHGITTDQDNNYWVTDVALHQVLKVSSDGGDAALLTLGEAFVPGSDSAHFCQPTDVAVDPASGNVFVSDGYCNSRILKFTSDGRYLTQWGAGSSDRRRRLPFQIPHSLAFLPDKEEVCVADRENGRIQCFLAGNGEFVKEIKREEFGGQVFAITYSPAGGGLIFAVNGGSLFPSGPVKGFVIDYSTKEILDTFSPDEEQNFQMPHDIVEAKDGSVFVGDADSQTVFKFTPEKLHRSVKKAGIEVQELEEVETFVQTRVKPDHNKSATVQQKQTDAHPPRAQLQTQSRPAAAAAAEQQQLKQKSPSSSSSSSSSPSRGQGLLPAVITTLLLVPLLLVVSIGLFICWRRNSRCEVKSEPSSVEGILGKIRGKAVGSLNLGNFFASHKGYSRQGFDQLSTEGSDQERNEDSSDSENEEYSAPPPQRSS from the exons ATGATGGGAGTCCCGGTGCTGTGTGTGGCGGTTCTCTGCCTCATGTGTCACAGCAGCCACGGTCTGGACCTCAAGCCGCTCCTGTACGCCTCCCAGAG GTTTCAGGACCACGGCTTGAATCCCGGCGAGCTGGCGTCTCGAAGCAGGAAGGTCCTCACGAACCCCCACAACTTCTCGGTGGACATCCACATGCCCGGGGTCACTCCCACCTCG TCGGACACCTACCTGTGCATGTCGTATCCCGTCCCCACCAGCCATGACGCGTACATCG TGGACTTCATCCCTCATGCCAGTATGTCCACCGTCCACCACATGCTGCTGTTCGGCTGCCAGACGCCCGCCTCCACCAGGAGCTACTG ggacTGCGGCGGCGCATGGGGCACCTGCAAGGGCGCGTCGTCCATCATGTACGCCTGGGCCCGCGACGCCCCGCCCACCAAGCTACCCAAAG ATGTTGGTTTTAAAGTGGGAAAGAAGTCAAAAATATACCACTTTGTGCTTCAGATCCATTACGGAGACATCAGTGCGTTCAAAG atCATCACAGAGATACTTCTGGAATGAGTTTGAGAATGACGACCAAGCC tcaGCCCTTCACCGCTGGGATCTACCTGCTCATGTCAGTGGACACGGTGATCCCTCCAGGAAAGACAG TCACGAACGCCGACATCGCCTGCGACTACGCCTCGTCCCCCATGTACCCCTTCGCCTTCAGGACGCACACACACCGCCTGG GTAAAGTGGTGAGCGGGTACCGGGTTCGGGACGGAAAGTGGAGCCTGATTGGACGACAGTCGCCGCAGCTGCCTCAG GCGTTCTATCCCGCCACCAAGGACGTCGTTGTGGAGAGCGGAGACACCCTGGCTGCCAGATGTGTTTTCACCGGCGAGGGCAGAACCTCCGAAACCCGCATCGG cggcACGTCCGACGACGAGATGTGTAACTTCTACATCATGTACTACATGGACAGCAAGCACGCCGCGTCCTTCATGACCTGCATGGACGACGGCTCCCCCGAGCTGTTCCAGCACATCCCAGCGGAGGCCAACGTCCCCATCGCCATCAGCCCCGGCCAGATGAGCTCCATGATGCACAtgggacacgcacacacag ATCCCCAGAAAGAAGAGGTGGTGGACACGAGCAAAGCGGAGCAGGTGTTGGACCAGG gTGACCTCTTGTCTCTTGTGACTAAGCTGCTAGGCCACAGTCAGGATGTAGCGCCCGGTCATAGGTACGACCCCGGCGAGCTGCGGCGGTCCCAGGCCGCCCTGCTGGCTCAGATCGATAGCTTAATGCAAAAGAAGGACCTGGACTTTCCCGGTGCCTCGCTAGCGCTCCTCGCCCGGggcgacccggtcccggtcccggtcccggtcttgGTGAGGGACAGAGTTCACAGGTTCCACCAGCTGGAGGCCACGGCTGAAGCTCCAGCCGCGGGACAAG acttcCACTTCGAGCAGGTGGCGGGCTGGCCTCAGAGCCGCCTGGATCTGGGTCAGGTGTCTGGACTGGCCCTGGACTCGGATTCCAACCTGGTGATTTTCCACCGAGGAGACCACCGCTGGGAGATGAC CTCTTTCAACATGGAAGCTCAGTACCTGCAGCGGGCGCTGGGACCCATCCAGCAGTCCGCCATCTTGGTGGTTGATCCGGCGACGGGAAGAATCCTGAAGGCCTCGGGGAGAGACAT GTTTTATCTGCCTCATGGGATAACCACAGACCAGGACAACAACTACTGGGTGACTGACGTGGCTCTTCATCAG GTGTTGAAGGTGAGCAGCGACGGCGGAGACGCCGCCCTGCTGACCCTGGGAGAAGCCTTCGTGCCGGGGAGCGACTCGGCGCACTTCTGCCAGCCCACCGACGTGGCCGTGGACCCCGCCAGCGGCAACGTGTTCGTGTCCGACGGCTACTGCAACTCCAGGATCCTCAAGTTCACCTCCGACGGCCGATACCTGACGCAGTGGGGGGCAG GCTCTTCggaccggcggcggcgcctcccCTTCCAGATCCCCCACAGCCTGGCCTTCCTCCCGGAcaaagaggaagtgtgtgtggccGACCGGGAGAACGGCCGCATCCAGTGTTTCCTCGCCGGCAACGGCGAGTTCGTCAAGGAGATCAAGAGGGAGGAGTTCGGAGGGCAGGTGTTCGCCATCACGTACAGCCCCGCCGGAG GCGGGCTGATCTTCGCCGTGAACGGAGGCTCCCTGTTCCCGTCGGGTCCCGTCAAAGGGTTCGTCATCGACTACTCCACCAAGGAGATTTTGGACACCTTCAGCCCGGATGAGGAG CAGAATTTCCAGATGCCTCACGACATTGTCGAGGCGAAGGACGGCAGCGTTTTCGTGGGAGACGCAGACAGCCAGACCGTCTTCAAGTTCACTCCTGAGA AGTTGCATCGCTCTGTCAAGAAAGCTGGGATTGAGGTTCAAGAGCTCGAAG aggtggagactttcgtCCAGACGCGAGTGAAGCCGGATCACAACAAGTCGGCGACGGTGCAGCAGAAGCAGACGGACGCTCATCCTCCCCGCGCTCAGCTGCAGACGCAGAGCCgcccagcggcggcggcggcggcggagcagcagcagctgaagcagaagagcccctcttcctcctcctcctcctcctcctcgcccagcagggggcagggCCTGCTCCCCGCCGTCATCAccacgctgctgctggtgccGCTGCTGCTCGTCGTCTCCATCGGCCTCTTCatctgctggaggagaaaca GTCGCTGCGAGGTCAAGTCTGAACCCAGCTCGGTGGAGGGCATTCTGGGAAAAATCAGAG GCAAAGCGGTGGGCAGCCTCAATCTGGGGAACTTCTTCGCCTCCCATAAAGGCTACAGCCGCCAGGGCTTCGACCAGCTGAGCACGGAGGGCAGCGACCAGGAGCGCAACGAGGACAGCAGCGACTCGGAGAACGAGGAGTactcggccccgccccctcagcgGTCCTCGTag
- the pam gene encoding peptidyl-glycine alpha-amidating monooxygenase B isoform X3, translating to MMGVPVLCVAVLCLMCHSSHGLDLKPLLYASQRFQDHGLNPGELASRSRKVLTNPHNFSVDIHMPGVTPTSSDTYLCMSYPVPTSHDAYIVDFIPHASMSTVHHMLLFGCQTPASTRSYWDCGGAWGTCKGASSIMYAWARDAPPTKLPKDVGFKVGKKSKIYHFVLQIHYGDISAFKDHHRDTSGMSLRMTTKPQPFTAGIYLLMSVDTVIPPGKTVTNADIACDYASSPMYPFAFRTHTHRLGKVVSGYRVRDGKWSLIGRQSPQLPQAFYPATKDVVVESGDTLAARCVFTGEGRTSETRIGGTSDDEMCNFYIMYYMDSKHAASFMTCMDDGSPELFQHIPAEANVPIAISPGQMSSMMHMGHAHTDPQKEEVVDTSKAEQVLDQGDLLSLVTKLLGHSQDVAPGHRYDPGELRRSQAALLAQIDSLMQKKDLDFPGASLALLARGDPVPVPVPVLVRDRVHRFHQLEATAEAPAAGQDFHFEQVAGWPQSRLDLGQVSGLALDSDSNLVIFHRGDHRWEMTSFNMEAQYLQRALGPIQQSAILVVDPATGRILKASGRDMFYLPHGITTDQDNNYWVTDVALHQVLKVSSDGGDAALLTLGEAFVPGSDSAHFCQPTDVAVDPASGNVFVSDGYCNSRILKFTSDGRYLTQWGAGSSDRRRRLPFQIPHSLAFLPDKEEVCVADRENGRIQCFLAGNGEFVKEIKREEFGGQVFAITYSPAGGGLIFAVNGGSLFPSGPVKGFVIDYSTKEILDTFSPDEEQNFQMPHDIVEAKDGSVFVGDADSQTVFKFTPEKVETFVQTRVKPDHNKSATVQQKQTDAHPPRAQLQTQSRPAAAAAAEQQQLKQKSPSSSSSSSSSPSRGQGLLPAVITTLLLVPLLLVVSIGLFICWRRNSRCEVKSEPSSVEGILGKIRGKAVGSLNLGNFFASHKGYSRQGFDQLSTEGSDQERNEDSSDSENEEYSAPPPQRSS from the exons ATGATGGGAGTCCCGGTGCTGTGTGTGGCGGTTCTCTGCCTCATGTGTCACAGCAGCCACGGTCTGGACCTCAAGCCGCTCCTGTACGCCTCCCAGAG GTTTCAGGACCACGGCTTGAATCCCGGCGAGCTGGCGTCTCGAAGCAGGAAGGTCCTCACGAACCCCCACAACTTCTCGGTGGACATCCACATGCCCGGGGTCACTCCCACCTCG TCGGACACCTACCTGTGCATGTCGTATCCCGTCCCCACCAGCCATGACGCGTACATCG TGGACTTCATCCCTCATGCCAGTATGTCCACCGTCCACCACATGCTGCTGTTCGGCTGCCAGACGCCCGCCTCCACCAGGAGCTACTG ggacTGCGGCGGCGCATGGGGCACCTGCAAGGGCGCGTCGTCCATCATGTACGCCTGGGCCCGCGACGCCCCGCCCACCAAGCTACCCAAAG ATGTTGGTTTTAAAGTGGGAAAGAAGTCAAAAATATACCACTTTGTGCTTCAGATCCATTACGGAGACATCAGTGCGTTCAAAG atCATCACAGAGATACTTCTGGAATGAGTTTGAGAATGACGACCAAGCC tcaGCCCTTCACCGCTGGGATCTACCTGCTCATGTCAGTGGACACGGTGATCCCTCCAGGAAAGACAG TCACGAACGCCGACATCGCCTGCGACTACGCCTCGTCCCCCATGTACCCCTTCGCCTTCAGGACGCACACACACCGCCTGG GTAAAGTGGTGAGCGGGTACCGGGTTCGGGACGGAAAGTGGAGCCTGATTGGACGACAGTCGCCGCAGCTGCCTCAG GCGTTCTATCCCGCCACCAAGGACGTCGTTGTGGAGAGCGGAGACACCCTGGCTGCCAGATGTGTTTTCACCGGCGAGGGCAGAACCTCCGAAACCCGCATCGG cggcACGTCCGACGACGAGATGTGTAACTTCTACATCATGTACTACATGGACAGCAAGCACGCCGCGTCCTTCATGACCTGCATGGACGACGGCTCCCCCGAGCTGTTCCAGCACATCCCAGCGGAGGCCAACGTCCCCATCGCCATCAGCCCCGGCCAGATGAGCTCCATGATGCACAtgggacacgcacacacag ATCCCCAGAAAGAAGAGGTGGTGGACACGAGCAAAGCGGAGCAGGTGTTGGACCAGG gTGACCTCTTGTCTCTTGTGACTAAGCTGCTAGGCCACAGTCAGGATGTAGCGCCCGGTCATAGGTACGACCCCGGCGAGCTGCGGCGGTCCCAGGCCGCCCTGCTGGCTCAGATCGATAGCTTAATGCAAAAGAAGGACCTGGACTTTCCCGGTGCCTCGCTAGCGCTCCTCGCCCGGggcgacccggtcccggtcccggtcccggtcttgGTGAGGGACAGAGTTCACAGGTTCCACCAGCTGGAGGCCACGGCTGAAGCTCCAGCCGCGGGACAAG acttcCACTTCGAGCAGGTGGCGGGCTGGCCTCAGAGCCGCCTGGATCTGGGTCAGGTGTCTGGACTGGCCCTGGACTCGGATTCCAACCTGGTGATTTTCCACCGAGGAGACCACCGCTGGGAGATGAC CTCTTTCAACATGGAAGCTCAGTACCTGCAGCGGGCGCTGGGACCCATCCAGCAGTCCGCCATCTTGGTGGTTGATCCGGCGACGGGAAGAATCCTGAAGGCCTCGGGGAGAGACAT GTTTTATCTGCCTCATGGGATAACCACAGACCAGGACAACAACTACTGGGTGACTGACGTGGCTCTTCATCAG GTGTTGAAGGTGAGCAGCGACGGCGGAGACGCCGCCCTGCTGACCCTGGGAGAAGCCTTCGTGCCGGGGAGCGACTCGGCGCACTTCTGCCAGCCCACCGACGTGGCCGTGGACCCCGCCAGCGGCAACGTGTTCGTGTCCGACGGCTACTGCAACTCCAGGATCCTCAAGTTCACCTCCGACGGCCGATACCTGACGCAGTGGGGGGCAG GCTCTTCggaccggcggcggcgcctcccCTTCCAGATCCCCCACAGCCTGGCCTTCCTCCCGGAcaaagaggaagtgtgtgtggccGACCGGGAGAACGGCCGCATCCAGTGTTTCCTCGCCGGCAACGGCGAGTTCGTCAAGGAGATCAAGAGGGAGGAGTTCGGAGGGCAGGTGTTCGCCATCACGTACAGCCCCGCCGGAG GCGGGCTGATCTTCGCCGTGAACGGAGGCTCCCTGTTCCCGTCGGGTCCCGTCAAAGGGTTCGTCATCGACTACTCCACCAAGGAGATTTTGGACACCTTCAGCCCGGATGAGGAG CAGAATTTCCAGATGCCTCACGACATTGTCGAGGCGAAGGACGGCAGCGTTTTCGTGGGAGACGCAGACAGCCAGACCGTCTTCAAGTTCACTCCTGAGA aggtggagactttcgtCCAGACGCGAGTGAAGCCGGATCACAACAAGTCGGCGACGGTGCAGCAGAAGCAGACGGACGCTCATCCTCCCCGCGCTCAGCTGCAGACGCAGAGCCgcccagcggcggcggcggcggcggagcagcagcagctgaagcagaagagcccctcttcctcctcctcctcctcctcctcgcccagcagggggcagggCCTGCTCCCCGCCGTCATCAccacgctgctgctggtgccGCTGCTGCTCGTCGTCTCCATCGGCCTCTTCatctgctggaggagaaaca GTCGCTGCGAGGTCAAGTCTGAACCCAGCTCGGTGGAGGGCATTCTGGGAAAAATCAGAG GCAAAGCGGTGGGCAGCCTCAATCTGGGGAACTTCTTCGCCTCCCATAAAGGCTACAGCCGCCAGGGCTTCGACCAGCTGAGCACGGAGGGCAGCGACCAGGAGCGCAACGAGGACAGCAGCGACTCGGAGAACGAGGAGTactcggccccgccccctcagcgGTCCTCGTag
- the pam gene encoding peptidyl-glycine alpha-amidating monooxygenase A isoform X6 — MMGVPVLCVAVLCLMCHSSHGLDLKPLLYASQRFQDHGLNPGELASRSRKVLTNPHNFSVDIHMPGVTPTSSDTYLCMSYPVPTSHDAYIVDFIPHASMSTVHHMLLFGCQTPASTRSYWDCGGAWGTCKGASSIMYAWARDAPPTKLPKDVGFKVGKKSKIYHFVLQIHYGDISAFKDHHRDTSGMSLRMTTKPQPFTAGIYLLMSVDTVIPPGKTVTNADIACDYASSPMYPFAFRTHTHRLGKVVSGYRVRDGKWSLIGRQSPQLPQAFYPATKDVVVESGDTLAARCVFTGEGRTSETRIGGTSDDEMCNFYIMYYMDSKHAASFMTCMDDGSPELFQHIPAEANVPIAISPGQMSSMMHMGHAHTDPQKEEVVDTSKAEQVLDQDFHFEQVAGWPQSRLDLGQVSGLALDSDSNLVIFHRGDHRWEMTSFNMEAQYLQRALGPIQQSAILVVDPATGRILKASGRDMFYLPHGITTDQDNNYWVTDVALHQVLKVSSDGGDAALLTLGEAFVPGSDSAHFCQPTDVAVDPASGNVFVSDGYCNSRILKFTSDGRYLTQWGAGSSDRRRRLPFQIPHSLAFLPDKEEVCVADRENGRIQCFLAGNGEFVKEIKREEFGGQVFAITYSPAGGGLIFAVNGGSLFPSGPVKGFVIDYSTKEILDTFSPDEENFQMPHDIVEAKDGSVFVGDADSQTVFKFTPEKLHRSVKKAGIEVQELEEVETFVQTRVKPDHNKSATVQQKQTDAHPPRAQLQTQSRPAAAAAAEQQQLKQKSPSSSSSSSSSPSRGQGLLPAVITTLLLVPLLLVVSIGLFICWRRNSRCEVKSEPSSVEGILGKIRGKAVGSLNLGNFFASHKGYSRQGFDQLSTEGSDQERNEDSSDSENEEYSAPPPQRSS, encoded by the exons ATGATGGGAGTCCCGGTGCTGTGTGTGGCGGTTCTCTGCCTCATGTGTCACAGCAGCCACGGTCTGGACCTCAAGCCGCTCCTGTACGCCTCCCAGAG GTTTCAGGACCACGGCTTGAATCCCGGCGAGCTGGCGTCTCGAAGCAGGAAGGTCCTCACGAACCCCCACAACTTCTCGGTGGACATCCACATGCCCGGGGTCACTCCCACCTCG TCGGACACCTACCTGTGCATGTCGTATCCCGTCCCCACCAGCCATGACGCGTACATCG TGGACTTCATCCCTCATGCCAGTATGTCCACCGTCCACCACATGCTGCTGTTCGGCTGCCAGACGCCCGCCTCCACCAGGAGCTACTG ggacTGCGGCGGCGCATGGGGCACCTGCAAGGGCGCGTCGTCCATCATGTACGCCTGGGCCCGCGACGCCCCGCCCACCAAGCTACCCAAAG ATGTTGGTTTTAAAGTGGGAAAGAAGTCAAAAATATACCACTTTGTGCTTCAGATCCATTACGGAGACATCAGTGCGTTCAAAG atCATCACAGAGATACTTCTGGAATGAGTTTGAGAATGACGACCAAGCC tcaGCCCTTCACCGCTGGGATCTACCTGCTCATGTCAGTGGACACGGTGATCCCTCCAGGAAAGACAG TCACGAACGCCGACATCGCCTGCGACTACGCCTCGTCCCCCATGTACCCCTTCGCCTTCAGGACGCACACACACCGCCTGG GTAAAGTGGTGAGCGGGTACCGGGTTCGGGACGGAAAGTGGAGCCTGATTGGACGACAGTCGCCGCAGCTGCCTCAG GCGTTCTATCCCGCCACCAAGGACGTCGTTGTGGAGAGCGGAGACACCCTGGCTGCCAGATGTGTTTTCACCGGCGAGGGCAGAACCTCCGAAACCCGCATCGG cggcACGTCCGACGACGAGATGTGTAACTTCTACATCATGTACTACATGGACAGCAAGCACGCCGCGTCCTTCATGACCTGCATGGACGACGGCTCCCCCGAGCTGTTCCAGCACATCCCAGCGGAGGCCAACGTCCCCATCGCCATCAGCCCCGGCCAGATGAGCTCCATGATGCACAtgggacacgcacacacag ATCCCCAGAAAGAAGAGGTGGTGGACACGAGCAAAGCGGAGCAGGTGTTGGACCAGG acttcCACTTCGAGCAGGTGGCGGGCTGGCCTCAGAGCCGCCTGGATCTGGGTCAGGTGTCTGGACTGGCCCTGGACTCGGATTCCAACCTGGTGATTTTCCACCGAGGAGACCACCGCTGGGAGATGAC CTCTTTCAACATGGAAGCTCAGTACCTGCAGCGGGCGCTGGGACCCATCCAGCAGTCCGCCATCTTGGTGGTTGATCCGGCGACGGGAAGAATCCTGAAGGCCTCGGGGAGAGACAT GTTTTATCTGCCTCATGGGATAACCACAGACCAGGACAACAACTACTGGGTGACTGACGTGGCTCTTCATCAG GTGTTGAAGGTGAGCAGCGACGGCGGAGACGCCGCCCTGCTGACCCTGGGAGAAGCCTTCGTGCCGGGGAGCGACTCGGCGCACTTCTGCCAGCCCACCGACGTGGCCGTGGACCCCGCCAGCGGCAACGTGTTCGTGTCCGACGGCTACTGCAACTCCAGGATCCTCAAGTTCACCTCCGACGGCCGATACCTGACGCAGTGGGGGGCAG GCTCTTCggaccggcggcggcgcctcccCTTCCAGATCCCCCACAGCCTGGCCTTCCTCCCGGAcaaagaggaagtgtgtgtggccGACCGGGAGAACGGCCGCATCCAGTGTTTCCTCGCCGGCAACGGCGAGTTCGTCAAGGAGATCAAGAGGGAGGAGTTCGGAGGGCAGGTGTTCGCCATCACGTACAGCCCCGCCGGAG GCGGGCTGATCTTCGCCGTGAACGGAGGCTCCCTGTTCCCGTCGGGTCCCGTCAAAGGGTTCGTCATCGACTACTCCACCAAGGAGATTTTGGACACCTTCAGCCCGGATGAGGAG AATTTCCAGATGCCTCACGACATTGTCGAGGCGAAGGACGGCAGCGTTTTCGTGGGAGACGCAGACAGCCAGACCGTCTTCAAGTTCACTCCTGAGA AGTTGCATCGCTCTGTCAAGAAAGCTGGGATTGAGGTTCAAGAGCTCGAAG aggtggagactttcgtCCAGACGCGAGTGAAGCCGGATCACAACAAGTCGGCGACGGTGCAGCAGAAGCAGACGGACGCTCATCCTCCCCGCGCTCAGCTGCAGACGCAGAGCCgcccagcggcggcggcggcggcggagcagcagcagctgaagcagaagagcccctcttcctcctcctcctcctcctcctcgcccagcagggggcagggCCTGCTCCCCGCCGTCATCAccacgctgctgctggtgccGCTGCTGCTCGTCGTCTCCATCGGCCTCTTCatctgctggaggagaaaca GTCGCTGCGAGGTCAAGTCTGAACCCAGCTCGGTGGAGGGCATTCTGGGAAAAATCAGAG GCAAAGCGGTGGGCAGCCTCAATCTGGGGAACTTCTTCGCCTCCCATAAAGGCTACAGCCGCCAGGGCTTCGACCAGCTGAGCACGGAGGGCAGCGACCAGGAGCGCAACGAGGACAGCAGCGACTCGGAGAACGAGGAGTactcggccccgccccctcagcgGTCCTCGTag